Proteins found in one Schistocerca serialis cubense isolate TAMUIC-IGC-003099 chromosome 5, iqSchSeri2.2, whole genome shotgun sequence genomic segment:
- the LOC126481198 gene encoding uncharacterized protein LOC126481198 isoform X1, which translates to MRSLARAVSAVLAEVSGGPVVVAALALEEVAALALEEVAASALEEVAALALEEVAASALEEVVALALEEVVASALEEAVLVSAVAASDPDADAVWRLNDAPAPATALHKLLHFFISADLCAI; encoded by the coding sequence ATGCGCAGTTTGGCCAGGGCGGTTTCGGCCGTCCTGGCGGAGGTTTCGGGAGGCCCGGTGGTGGTGGCGGCTTTGGCCCTGGAGGAGGTGGCGGCTTTGGCCCTGGAGGAGGTGGCGGCTTCGGCCCTGGAGGAGGTGGCGGCTTTGGCCCTGGAGGAGGTGGCGGCTTCGGCCCTGGAGGAGGTGGTGGCTTTGGCCCTGGAGGAGGTGGTGGCTTCGGCCCTGGAGGAGGCCGTCCTGGTTTCGGCGGTGGCGGCTTCGGACCCGGACGCTGACGCGGTTTGGCGGCTGAACGATGCACCTGCACCAGCTACAGCTCTCCACAAACTACTTCACTTCTTCATTTCAGCTGACTTGTGCGCAATTTAA
- the LOC126481198 gene encoding uncharacterized protein LOC126481198 isoform X2 has translation MTRLLTLFTLLLCVATLAHAQFGQGGFGRPGGGFGRPGGGGGFGPGGGGGFGPGGGGGFGPGGGGGFGPGGGGGFGPGGGGGFGPGGGGGFGPGGGRPGFGGGGFGPGR, from the coding sequence ACACTGTTCACGCTTCTCCTGTGTGTTGCCACCTTGGCTCATGCGCAGTTTGGCCAGGGCGGTTTCGGCCGTCCTGGCGGAGGTTTCGGGAGGCCCGGTGGTGGTGGCGGCTTTGGCCCTGGAGGAGGTGGCGGCTTTGGCCCTGGAGGAGGTGGCGGCTTCGGCCCTGGAGGAGGTGGCGGCTTTGGCCCTGGAGGAGGTGGCGGCTTCGGCCCTGGAGGAGGTGGTGGCTTTGGCCCTGGAGGAGGTGGTGGCTTCGGCCCTGGAGGAGGCCGTCCTGGTTTCGGCGGTGGCGGCTTCGGACCCGGACGCTGA
- the LOC126481198 gene encoding uncharacterized protein LOC126481198 isoform X3 yields MAKLLTLFTLLLCVATLAHAQFGQGGFGRPGGGFGRPGGGGGFGPGGGGGFGPGGGGGFGPGGGGGFGPGGGGGFGPGGGGGFGPGGGGGFGPGGGRPGFGGGGFGPGR; encoded by the coding sequence ACACTGTTCACGCTTCTCCTGTGTGTTGCCACCTTGGCTCATGCGCAGTTTGGCCAGGGCGGTTTCGGCCGTCCTGGCGGAGGTTTCGGGAGGCCCGGTGGTGGTGGCGGCTTTGGCCCTGGAGGAGGTGGCGGCTTTGGCCCTGGAGGAGGTGGCGGCTTCGGCCCTGGAGGAGGTGGCGGCTTTGGCCCTGGAGGAGGTGGCGGCTTCGGCCCTGGAGGAGGTGGTGGCTTTGGCCCTGGAGGAGGTGGTGGCTTCGGCCCTGGAGGAGGCCGTCCTGGTTTCGGCGGTGGCGGCTTCGGACCCGGACGCTGA